In Dermacentor variabilis isolate Ectoservices chromosome 7, ASM5094787v1, whole genome shotgun sequence, a genomic segment contains:
- the LOC142587656 gene encoding P2X purinoceptor 7-like has protein sequence MPVRQPGPATCCSCGHRCGDMPTEKERVCCTEQQKVANAAETYECITKHQLFQLYCLNRHILDLEYLKLKHYSPYHLRQRTLNEQYRYTAYRQFVWLVYRRLRQGNRVVLPSCAVHRIRKEFPTPGGHYTGYLDA, from the exons ATGCCGGTCAGGCAGCCCGGGCCAGCAACATG CTgctcctgcggtcaccgctgcggtGACATGCCGACAGAAAAAGAGAGGGTCTGTTGTACAGAGCAGCAAAAGGTAGCAAACGCCGCTGAAACTTACGAATGCATCACGAAGCACCAGCTTTTTCAATTGTATTGCCTCAATAGGCACATACTCGACCTGGAATACCTCAAGTTGAAGCATTACAGCCCATACCACCTTAGACAACGCACTTTGAATGA gcaATACCGATACACTGCCTACCGACAGTTTGTTTGGTTGGTGTACAGGCGACTTCGTCAAGGTAACCGGGTCGTTTTGCCAAGCTGTGCTGTCCACAGAATCCGGAAAGAGTTCCCTACGCCAGGAGGGCATTACACTGGCTACCTGGACGCATGA
- the LOC142588252 gene encoding uncharacterized protein LOC142588252 yields the protein MPRHCCAQGCYNSIVGRDSPSHTFPRDEKVRKLWIRACQPSRPAWKPLKNDFVCADHFVDDDYATSPAVLKSLGMPLKRQRLKPDAVPSVFSRKRKAGRISGAFEKRRRKEIIDQILQEQPTTEKACHTDAVHIQGPQCDACEMHTPPIDHVPFEEVTQAVSCERSAEACVNSRQNSECEAHQQKCSAALLQQFAAQPHTANERQITAKPLQADAAVQTSLICRDWATQVNIHADRRSISTSSFMPPRSSTPLPEWTDASEDEMDETEICIGPSYNIVQCSNRYFSFFRDITDNTPVPLYEERKFIVFESSLDELLSVCPLCSHPCRAIDKTVKGTLLQVTRICINHHVSTWATQPIINWKAAGSLLLSAAVFFSGCKASKFFRALRSVGVACGSDKTHFRVQNAFVIPGVTKVWTHHQNVLFDEAIGRPLQVAGDGRADSPGHSAKYGTYSILDIEKNKVLHIETLQSNETKGSNHMELEGLKRTLQICEANGLEISTLVTDRHSQIKAFTSKETCIEHSFDCWHVAKMLKKKLTAAAKLKKFRELTLWIPAVINHLYRCALSSRAQPELILAKWCSLVRHVVDIHVHDESLYPRCEHEPLPKKKWLEEGSPAPQKLKAIVLNKALLKDIPGLSTSAQTFAVECFHSTKTQFAPKNTHFGYSSMVARTRLAALHYNEDSARQQATTDNGTKRWLVKYPKAKKAAVVAPVKESCTYGYVKDLLKCAVDLCQNSSSYREALARTSVNVLPPLSRNFERADKEALVAAHTRRFNILPTLQ from the exons ATGCCCAGACACTGCTGCGCCCAAGGCTGTTATAACAGCATCGTCGGTCGTGACTCGCCGTCACACACGTTTCCCAGAGACGAGAAGGTGCGTAAACTTTGgatacgtgcctgtcagccatCACGCCCAGCCTGGAAACCTCTAAAAAATGACTTCGtttgcgcggaccacttcgtcgACGATGATTATGCGACAAGCCCGGCTGTGCTAAAAAGCCTCggcatgccgctcaaaaggcAACGCCTAAAGCCTGACGCTGTGCCCTCGGTCTTCTCACGAAAACGCAAGGCAGGAAGGATCAGCGGCGCGTTTGAAAAGAGGAGACGAAAAGAG ATCATTGATCAAATATTGCAAGAACAACCTACCACAGAAAAAGCCTGCCACACAGATGCAGTTCACATCCAAGGACCACAGTGTGATGCTTGCGAAATGCATACACCTCCAATTGATCATGTTCCGTTTGAAGAAGTCACCCAAGCAG TTTCCTGTGAACGCAGTGCAGAGGCATGTGTAAATAGCAGGCAGAACAGTGAGTGTGAAGCACATCAGCAGAAATGCTCTGCAGCACTTCTCCAGCAATTTGCAGCACAACCTCACACCGCCAATGAAAGACAAATTACAGCAAAACCACTTCAGGCTGATGCAGCTGTTCAGACATCATTGATCTGTAGAGACTGGG caacaCAGGTTAACATCCACGCGGACCGACGTAGTATTTCAACTAGCTCCTTTATGCCACCACGTTCTTCGACACCATTGCCAGAATGGACGGATGCATCTGAAGACGAAATGGATGAAACTGAAA TATGTATTGGACCATCATATAATATTGTGCAGTGCTCAAacagatatttttcttttttcagagacATTACTGATAACACACCGGTGCCTCTTTATGAAGAGAGGAAGTTCATTGTTTTCGAGTCGAGTCTGGATGAACTGCTCTCGGTCTGCCCTCTGTGTTCACATCCATGCAGAGCCATTgacaaaactgtgaaaggcacATTATTGCAGGTGACACGCATATGTATAAACCATCATGTCTCTACGTGGGCAACACAGCCAATAATTAATTGGAAGGCAGCTGGTAGCTTGCTGCTTTCTGCGGCAGTATTTTTTTCAGGCTGCAAAGCTTCGAAGTTTTTTAGGGCACTAAGGAGTGTGGGTGTTGCCTGCGGCAGTGACAAAACACACTTCAGAGTCCAAAATGCATTCGTCATTCCTGGAGTCACTAAG GTCTGGACACACCACCAAAATGTGCTTTTTGATGAAGCCATTGGCCGTCCACTCCAGGTTGCTGGGGATGGTAGGGCAGATTCCCCTGGGCATTCTGCCAAGTATGGCACATACTCTATTCTGGATATAGAGAAGAACAAGGTCTTGCACATCGAAACTCTCCAG TCAAATGAAACCAAGGGAAGCAACCATATGGAGCTTGAAGGACTCAAGAGGACACTGCAAATATGCGAGGCTAATGGCCTCGAGATTTCAACTCTTGTGACTGACCGTCATTCTCAGATAAAGGCATTTACATCAAAGGAGACCTGCATAGAGCACAGCTTTGATTGCTGGCACGTTGCCAAGA TGCTCAAAAAGAAGCTGACAGCAGCAGCGAAGCTGAAGAAGTTTCGGGAGCTGACTCTATGGATTCCTGCTGTCATCAACCACCTGTATCGGTGCGCTCTTTCAAGCCGGGCGCAACCTGAGCTAATTCTTGCTAAGTGGTGCTCCCTTGTCCGTCATGTCGTTGACATTCACGTACATGATGAGAGCCTTTATCCGAGGTGCGAGCATGAGCCATTGCCTAAGAAGAAGTGGCTGGAAGAAG GATCACCAGCGCCCCAAAAACTGAAAGCCATCGTCCTAAACAAGGCTTTGCTCAAAGACATTCCTGGACTATCCACAAGCGCACAAACATTTGCTGTTGAATGCTTTCACAGCACCAAAACTCAGTTCGCACCGAAAAATACCCATTTTGGGTATTCCAGCATGGTAGCAAG AACACGCCTTGCCGCACTTCACTATAATGAAGATAGTGCAAGGCAGCAAGCAACCACTGACAATGGGACAAAGAGGTGGCTGGTCAAATACCCGAAGGCAAAAAAGGCTGCTGTTGTCGCACCAGTGAAAGAATCTTGCACATACG GCTATGTGAAAGACTTGCTGAAGTGTGCTGTGGACCTGTGCCAGAATTCGAGCTCCTACAGGGAGGCATTGGCGCGTACAAGTGTGAACGTGCTCCCTCCACTTTCAAGAAACTTTGAAcgggctgacaaagaagctctcgTGGCAGCACATACAAGGCGCTTTAATATTTTACCAAC ACTGCAGTAG